The Falco biarmicus isolate bFalBia1 chromosome 14, bFalBia1.pri, whole genome shotgun sequence DNA segment GTATGGAATTTTTGTTGTTATCTAAAAGAAAGCTTCATAAAAGACCTCAGGAAACAACCCCGAGTGAAATCTGGTCTGGCACTCTGAGACCTCCATCATAGTCTTAAGACCATACCCTACTTGGTGACGTTAgatgaggccatttcctcttcttGCTTTAGTTTCTCCATCTCTAAACCATGGATAACTGCATGAATTTCATtaacaaaatgctttcagacCTAACCATAAGAAATAGGCATTGCCTCTACAAATCCAGTCTTGGCAACCATGGAGAGCTCTCGTGTGAGCCAGCCACCAACCCCAGCTTAAGCCGTGAAGCTGCAAATGTTGCTACGCTGTAGGCACTGAGCAGGTCAAGAAGCCTTGATGGGAtgggacagagctgcagcaaaagcCTGCAGTGCCCACCTtgccctgtgcagctgcaggcagaaagaTACGGGAAGGTGAATtacataattacatttttctttcttgcccttGCACATACCCTGCTTCTAGCACTGAATTACCTTCCTGCACATGGTCTTTCTTTCCCAACACATTTAATTTCCACTTTACTTGTTAGTACAGTTATTCTCAGTTCATCTTCTAGGCCCAATTTTATTATAGATAAGCAGTAGCAAGCCTGCAACTGGACCACACACAGCTTCCAAGCATGACTTCCCTCTGGTACAACCGAGCCAGAGTTGCTGGATCTGCCATCCCACCTAAAAAGGTGCCACTTCCAGACAGATACAGGTATTTTCTGGCTCTGAACTGCTTCAGAGTTCACCCTGTGACTCACTAAGGTGCAGTCAGCACTCGTTAGTCCTTGGCCACACAATGAGTTTAGTACCAGGCTCCTAGTCTGGGAACCTCCTGGTCACCCTTGTTATGTACCTCTCAAAAAAGGTTCGCTACAGCCAAGGTCATAGAAAAAGTTTAAACTTTATGCAAGAACTGAATACTACttcttaaaaaacacatttatgggtgcaaagagcagaaataagGCACATACTTCTGTCAGGAACACAGGAATGTTATGGTGTCCCAGTTCTGTGTTACATAGCAAGGTATTTTAATTCACCTGATGACCTGAAATACTGTCACTGAACTACAGTGCCAGACTGGGTACAAACATGACCAAAATCATTAGCAATGGGAAATTATTTCTACACACAGTCACTTGGTTTTGCACCTTCAAGTTTCTTGGCACACTAGGTACTGGGGGAGAGTGGAGGCCTACCCAGCTACAGTAGGTCACCATTGCATAACGACAGACTGTGTCAATTTAAACAGTGCTGAGCGTGCAGGATGCTTGTACTCTGAACCGTGGAGGAAAGGTCACCAACAATGTTTCAGGGCCATCATGTGTCTCTAACAGCTCTTCTGGTTCATCTGTACAACAAACTGCTGTGGATTGTCTCCATGTGGGGAATTAAGAAGAGGTTAGCAGATATGATGACCAGACCCTGACAGTATCATCACAGGAGCAGACACGGCCAGTTAGCTCCTCTCTAATCTGTATCTTACAGAGATCTTGGGACTTATCTATAAATCTGAACTGTAGGCACAGTTAGAAGGAAAACACTTGTTTGAACCAAGccaaaataacttttcatttcttacagAGGAGTTAAAGAGAAATATGGAGTTGATATGTTCTTGAGTCTTACCCTCCAAGAATTGCTAAGAAGGGTCTCTCCGGACTTTCTAGGGCCTTAGCAAAGTAATCCAGTTCTTTCTTCATGAGGAAGCCAGCAGCCTTCTGAGGCAGATTGACACCTACCATGGAGCTGCAGAATAAAAGAGTGAGGAATGGAAAAATTTTCAATCAGTACAGGTCCAACATCCCTGTGTCTCACAGCATTGCAAAGCCAATCCTTTAGTCAGTTGCAGCAATGAGaacagcatgaaaacaaagacaaggtttttgttttcctactttGATAAGCTGGCTGTACACCCTTACTTTCTGAGATTGTTTTTGCACAGATATATTAATACGCAAGAAAGTCACAGTGTTAACCAGTGATCCAGAGTGCTGAGGGACAGTTAAGCATAAGAGCACAGATGTCTTCTTCCAACAGCACCAGATCATGAAATCAAGCTCAAAGCAGACCACTGGAGTTTGCAAAGCACACATACCTAACCACACTCCATGAGAATAATCAATCTGGAGCTATTAATCTTTTGGAAAAGAGGTCTGCTATAATTGCAGGACAATTTATACAAGTCcaaagcaagtaatttttttatcctCAAAGCCTAAAAAGTCAGTTCAAGTCTTAGGAGTTACACCTGTCTCCTGTGCCCAGAAGCAAACTTGAAAGAGCATATACTATTGACAACTGTCTCCACTAAATCCATTACTCACGAACAAACAGCAGAATGGTAACGGGATAAGCCCAAAAGGAAGTTAAAACTCACTGGGGACACAGTTGTATGTGTTTCCATGACATCATTCTGCAGTTCTGCCTGTGGAAGGGAACTGGATACACACCTGTGAGCCCGGTGGGCAGTTCCAAAAGCATCATTGACATAGACATCTCCCAGTTTAGAAAGAGAGGCTCTGAAAGCCTCCACTTTTGCAGAATCAGCCTtgatctaaaaagaaaaagaatgacaaGTTTGTGCTATTCAGGTACACAGAAGTGATTCTGAAACTGAAGCCAAAGTCAGCAATTTGACTTATAAACCCAAAGCAAAGAAAGGTCAGCTGGAGAAACTCATCAGTTCATCCTGTGGGTCACTGCATTTCGTGTGGTCTTTCCCAGTAAGTAAGTAGGAGCAACAGAAAGATTTAAATGGTTTAAACTCCACATTAAACTCCCTGAGACTGCTATTACAGGCCCGAGGCCTGTTCCCACTTCAAGCTTCTAGTCTATCAGAGCAGGAATGAACTGCAGCACTACCAACCTTTCAGTCTCTCTCCTACAGATTTCCAGTTTTGTGCGGTGACCACAGGTTAACAGAAAGGGTGTGTGGAGATGAGGCAATGCTGAGATGAGACTAACAAttactgaacaaagaaaatgtggtCCTCAAGTGCCACAGGTAAAAGGACAAGCTCCTGAAGGACTGATACAACGATGCATTGAGGATTAACTTATACGTAGCCTGCACACTACAACAGGccacagcaaaagcagccaACATTGGAAAGCTGAAGATAAGCTTAGCATGTAGTAAGCAAGAACAGATGCATTTCTGTTAAAACTTCTCCATCCTCTACGCATCCTACCAAATCCTCATGGGACAGCGCATATAGTTGGGTTTTCTTTACCACCATGAAAAGACAGCAGAGCTCACTCTGACACTAAGTGACTGCTTGGACCTAGTTTACAGCCACTTGCTCTTAAAGAACGGCCCAGACTGGCAGTCAAGCTATCACCTCTCCCAGTGCTTTTTGCTTTACCAGCTCATCATTCCCAGTGAGGCCTCTGCTAGCGCCCAGATGTAACACCATGGGGATGATGGCAGGCAGGTACACTAATGTACGGCAGATGGGTTCAGCCCGAGCATAAAACAAGCCAAAGGGGCTACACAGATTATAGAACAATGTTTTCAACTGCTCCTTCACTTGTTAAATCGCCTGGCTTTACACAAAGAGATTAAGTACCAGTAACATCTGTAAGCAGAACACAAGAGGCTCTGAACGAAGGAACCACTGCCACTTGATCTGCTTTGTTAACAAGCACCAGTTAATAATCTGCAGTCTTGTACCACATGACTATTTCCATAGCACCGACTTTCACCTCTGTTAGGATGAGAAGCAGGTGTGTCAACAGCCCCCCTCCTCTTCTGCTCAACTGCAGCACATGCTTCCATATGCATACAGCCAGCTAAATAACCTGAAAATTACACAAATGCACTAAACCAAGGGACTGCTTcccaaagcaaattaaatttttgCCCCACTTTTCCCTGCCACCATATTGGCTTTCAGTGGCGCACAATTCTGGTAGCAAATAATTCCAGACTTGCTCAATTTCTTATTGCCATCAGCAAAGGCTTACTAGTTCTCTGGCCTGTTTTACAGGAGTCCTGTGTCAGCCCATAAAGGGCACCACACCATGTCAGCATTCCACCCCACAAACTGAATCTGAAAGGAGCCAAGACCTGTGTAAAGTCAGTGGGGTCACTGTCActaagaaaagcagctgtctgGAGCAAGCACTCTTCCTGACCTTCAAGAAAATGTCAGAGGTGCAAGGCAGCCTGGCCTTAGATGATTATTAAGACCAGATAGGCTTATAAAAGGGTTTGATAATTCCTATGCTGCAGAATGTTTAAACTTTATATTAAAACATCAGTCAGATAACCAAGAAAGAAGCGTCTTTCTTATGGCCCCAGTGGCAACAATCTCAAACAGACCTTGTTTTTTGGTCTAGATGTCCCAAAATAAAGTCTAATAAGCAGCAACTAGTTTGCTGCACAGCCCTATTTCCCCCGCTTTCCTTCTGTTACAGACTACAGCACCTTCAACGGAGTCATCTGTAACCTTTCACATAAGCTGTTTCATCTTGGAAATTCAATGCATTTGACTCGAACTTCCTCACAGCATGGTACAAATGATCGGACACACTGAACTGAAGATCTCTGACATCCTTCTGAGAGCAAATTCATACACAGCATTTTAGACCGGCTGCTGGTTCCTTGTCAGTCTGCAGCAAACAAGCTAGTAAGACCAGAGCAGGCACACACAAAAGCTAGACTTAAGTTTCACCTTGTTCCCTGATGcatccttccctttcccttcttcttctACGTGGAATCGGAGGTTCTCTAGCAGGATGATGGAGCCAGCTGCAGGATTAGCACAGGCCTTCTCCACCTCAGGACCAACGCAATCCTTCAGGAATAAGACCTCCCTGCAAACACAAGATACACACTGTCATCCCACCAGTGattcttcctttcagaaagGGAAGCACCCAGGTCCGCTGCCAGAGAGGGCCTGAGGCATGCTGGACTGCTCTTCTACTTCACCTGCCCAGGAGTGCTTTAAGCTCCACAGCTACTGGGGCCAAGGAGAACTTTTCAGGCATGGGAACGCCATCCGGGCGACCCAGGTGACTCATCAAAACCACTGACTTGGCTCCATGATCCAAGCAGTGCTTGATAGTAGGAACAGCCGCCTTGATCCTATAATAGCAgagaagaataaattaaaaaaggattCAAGTAGTCTACCAGGCAAGCAAACTTAGTAAACACACAAGAGCCTTGGGAGTTGTCCTtcaaaaatgacaaaagaaacTGAGCACAAGAGCTGGGCAGAACAATTACCTAAGAAGTCCATCCTACCTCTGGCATTCACGTGGTTCAGCCTACCTCTCACCAGAAGACAGCAGGACATCACCACCAGCAAAAAGGGACACTGGGCTTCTCAGCAAGCTACCCTTATTAGAACAAATGTCTAGGAGACTAACCACATCCCACAGAGCACAGCTTTCCCTGTGGAGCTAACCCAGCCTATCCTTCTAGGGACTGTGACAACCCTGAAGCATGGTCCACAAAGCATCAACAAAATTCTCTGTCCCagcatgttttcctgtgttccACTGTTATCTTCCATGCAACGTAGGACACTGaagtgaaatgcattttgtaatCTAAATTCTGCTGATTGCTTGTAGCTAAGAAATGTCAGGACACACCTGAACATTACTGGGCCTCCTGGTTTAGTCTGTGATTCTGAACAAATAAAGACATGACGGGAATGTTGAGCAGCAGGCATTCTGTGGTGAACAAAACTGTCATCTGTCTGCAAGCGACAGACAAGCAAGACAAGACATTTGATATCACTGTTTCTAAATCCCGTCTCTTTGTGTGCTGCACTAACACAAGTCAACATACCTGCAGGGTAACCAGGAGGCAGAAAGTATTCTGGATACTACCAACAAATACAGCTCATTTTCACACACAGTGAAAAGGATGTGGTTGTGAAATGGTCACAACGCTTCAGCCACTTTTAAAGAATGTAGTTTAGGATCTGTACAATTAAAAGACTTTTCTATATGCTTTCCACAGCAGGTATAGTGAGAAGAAGCCTTGCAGTTAGCATAGTTTGCCAGTGGCTGCAGGGGTTTTAATTAACAATTGTTGGACCTTCTCTAAGACAGCTTTAATATCCTGGTATGAGCAATCACAGCTTAATCATGGCAGTATTCCAGGTACTGCTAATGTAACTGGGCTAAAGTCAGAGCGAAAACAGACTTCAGGGCTTCCATCTGGGACAGAAGTTATGGCTCACCTTTGATTGTTGGTTATTTTGTGATCCTTCATTGGAACATTGAAGTcaaccctaaaaaaaaaacaagaacaaaattaaataatcaaCAAATTTCTTTTACAAAGAGTGAGGGAACCTGTCAGTAAAAATGCTGGCTAGAAAAGCAATGTTACAAttaaagtaagatttttaattGTGCCTTGGTACacaagtttcattttgaaatcagTATGTTATTAGGCATTTCTGCTTGTAATAATAGAACATAAACCAAGAACAAATATCTGCTAGAATGACTTAGTAAAGCTATGCCACCAATACATCCTAATACTCATGACCGCAGTAGCAATGATGCTGAAGAAACACATAAAACTGAGATTGAACAAGCTCCCCAcaaccttttcattttaaacaacaTGCTCTCAGGTCACTGACTAGGAGCTTCCAACggaaaaggaagggaataaTGAAAAGTGTCGTTGTGTTCTCTAATGAGGCCTCTAAAGTACCTGGTTACACTACTAAGGCAAGCGGGCAGGCTCAAGGAAGCTGTCCAGGCATTGTCTACAACTCTGAATTTCTGTTCTCCGTAGCCGGGTCCTGGGGCTTATCACATTCCCACTGGAAGACCAGCCATGGATCTAGAGATAACTTCCCTACTCGTGCCAGGTGAAGGGATGCGAGAGGGAAGTTTCATCAGCCATTTCTTGCTAGCTGCCTTGCGCCCACGTGCTGACTAGCAGCAGGAAGCTGTGTTTGCGTAACAGCAAAGGCAGGAATTACTCACCAGCTACATCTAACCCAGTGTAACAGGCTATCAGAACCAGCAAAGTAAAACACACTGCTACAGTGTACCCTTCACCATTCTGTATCTGTATTAAAGAACACCACAATTCAGGAAGTTATTTGAATTCTTTCACAACCTGCTCAGCACAAGAAACAGATGGAAAGACAGACAAAAGCTGCCAGCAAAACAGGAGTAGCTGAGCAGAAAGAAATTGAACTGGCAGCCCCACAGTACAGTGGACTaattctaaaaagaaaagaaccatTATCATGCTATTATTCTAAAAGGAGAGAATAAAAGAATAGTTTGCTTTACAGAGCCATCAGAGCTACAAAAGGAAGACCCAGTTTGCTCTTCTTCCCCGCTGCAGATAACTGAAATCTGAGCTCCCCTTGAACCTgtttctcctccccattcccAACTTCTCTTGAAGCTTCAGCACTGAGACTGGAAGATAACCAGGTTATGAGTATGCCAAAATTATgacagataagaaaaaaaaaaaaaaaaagaagatactgATTTTACTAGTACTGAGCACACATGGTGACTCTTTTCAGTGAAATGAGACGCAGGCAGGGAACACAAAGGCTGACACCTCATCTGCCGTTTCACTGTTTTAGCAGCCCATCACAGAACTGCAAAAATAGGTATGTGCATTAACTACCGGAGACTAAGAGCTGGCCAACTCATCCTCTGCCAAAGCAAGACTGTTCTCTGTAACATAACCCAGAAAAGGTAAAACCggcagggtaaaaaaaaaaaagttgttacaGAGATAAAAAGGCCTTTTGTCATACAAAATTTAGGAAGCCATGCAAATTCTGAGCTAGCTTCTTCAGTACTCCTTATGGGGGTTAGTTTCTGGTAATCAAATTTCTAGGGAACTACTTCAAAATGAGACAACAGAGAGACAAGATAAAAAGAGCAAGTTGTCTCACACAGACTACAGGGAAGAGAAGTTACAATTTTGTTGTATCTGCCTACTCACTGAGCAAGGTAACAGACACACAGTAGTCACATCATGGTGACCTTGGACAAAGAATCCCACAATAAGAGTATTCCGTGGAGGATGTACCCCAGTGCCATTATCTCCCAGTATTTGGCAACAATTCCACCATTAGGCTTTCAGCAGCCCTTGATGTTTTATAACTAACCTACAAATTCCTATTTTAGGGTTTTACACCTGGACGTGCTGAATACCTGTGCGACTCGAAGCTtgctgcaaaaaagcaaaattactgttttatttgGGTAGCTGGCCAGAGccatattttcccttttttttattgcaacGCTTTTTGGATttgcaggaaggaagaagggaactGGGGAATAAGCAGGTTTTGGAGCACTCCCCAATAAAATCAGGGTAGACTGGCTCGTTTTCTCCCCAGGCCGCCTGTGGATGGCGGGTACAGGTGGAAGCCGAGCGGCTGTAGCCCCCAGTTGCCCACCTCGGGCAGCGCTGGGCACCATCCTGCCCGGCCCCAACAAGGCTGAGCGCGGCCGGGGCTCACGCTACCCCCGTCAATCACAGCCCCGCCACCGGGAGAGGGACACGCTCCCGGAAGGGGTAACCCGGGACGTGCGGGGCCTCCCCAGCAGCCGGGCGGGGAGCAACCCAAACCCCGTAGGAAAGACTTTGCCGGGCCCAGACGTGCCGCTGCCGAGGACGGGGGTGACTTTGCTGCCCGGGGGAAGCTGCGCCGGAGTCCGGCCGCGGAGGGCCCGGCAGGGCGGGGAGGCAGCGCGGCCGGCCGGGGCCCAGCGGGGCGGGGAGGCAGCGCTGCTCCCCCCGCTCCTCCATCCCCGGGAGGcacagcccgccccgccgcctcctcGCCAGGCCCAGCCGCTGTCGAAGGCCGCCCCGGCACAAGGGCACCAGGGGTGGCGGCCCCGGGCGCTCCTGCCCCCGCGGGGCCAGGCCGTTCCTCTCCTCCCCGCACCGCGCGGCGGGGCCCAGCTCCTCACCTCATAACGACCCGCTTGCCCTTCACATCCACCTTGTCGAGGGTGAGCTTGTTGGAGAGAGACATGTTGGCTCCCGGCTCGACTCGATCCGCTCCGCTCCACCGCCGCCCGCGCTCTGCCGCAGCGCCCGCCCGCGTCGCCGGCAcgcagcccgccccgcccctgcccGTCAGCGATTGGGCCGCACCGCCCTCCGCGCGTCACTATTGGTCCAGCCGCCTGCCCGTCCGCAGAGTGCCCTCCCCCGCGGGaggccgggctgcggcgggaGGCCCGGTCACGTCCCGCACGCAGCCGGGCCCGGTCGCCTCGGGGCAGAGTTACCGCCGGCTGCGCACCTGGGCGCTCCGCACCGTCCGCCACGCCCCGGGGGCCCGCTAGGCCTCCGCCCGTcaatttaaatatgtatttcactgtagaattaaaaagaaatccgCCAGCGCACCGTAGAGCGCGCTTTTCCTGGAACTAGCACACAGCAGTCCCGGCAGGCAGCGTCGGGCTCCCGGCTTCGGGGGTAGCTGGCTGCCGGGTTTGTTTCCTCCTTAAATACTCGGTCAGATTTCACTGACATGAACCCCCTTTCATTTCTAATCTCTAACGTCCAAATTAGTAATTCTGGATCTTACTAGAGGGTAGAACCTCGGTGAAGGTGGCATGCAGGGCGGCTGGCCCTCAGGCAGCGGGTAGGCCCTGCGGGGCAGGCAGGCCTCGGCCCACCGCTCACCTACAAGAGAAGAGAAACCCCagggtatttttaaattacctaCGTAGATTAATACTTTTCAAGACAACTGTTTAAAGGGATACACTTTCCAGATGTATGCTCTGTGTGGGCTGTCCAAAAATTCCCTGTCCCAGGTGTGTGTGCGGCCTGTAAGGCCGTGGAATGGGGCTGCATGCTGTGGGAAAAGGAGCTCACCGTCTTTTGGGTTTTACCCATAGGACAGCTAGGCCCCTCTGTCtgctggcaggtttttttttgccaaacTTGCTAATGATGCAGATATTGCTGAGAAAACTGTGATGACAAGCTGAGCGCCTGACAAAATCTTTGCTGACAGGAAAGGGCAAACTCAGAGGAATAGCCTGTAACAGGCAAGTGAAGTGCgggcaaaacaggaaaaaaccagcatgcacttacaagaaacaaaatgcaaagataAGTAAAGAGCCAAACCAGTGCATTGCTCGCACATGGCTGAAAGGGTCCACCCTGCATGGGCTCTGGGGCAGAAAAGCGGGAGCATCCTCCTGCACGACTTATCAGAAGGCTTGGGGAAGCATGGCTGGGCCTCCAGGATAGGTTAGAGCCATCAATTTACCCAAGTTACATGGCAATcccaacagcaacaaaagctgaaataattcatCTGGGAACAAACTAATAGGTGGTGTGAAATCACCAATTAGGCAGTCACCTATTAGGATGAGAAGAGTAGGCACACATCACTTTAGTTTATCAGTGTGTGTCGTGGTAGTTCATCATCTGTAGCTATAAGTCATACAAGCAGCGTTCAAATCAAATTAAGTACAGTAATGGTGTCAATATTGACTGCCGAGTGAATCTGAAGTGTATCCAAGGGTCCGTCCTGTGAATTAGTAAACCAGCCCTGAACTTGCAGTAGCCAGTGGGGTCCTTGTAAACCAGAGGACCCCTGGCCACACTCGCAGGACCACCAGTGGGCAGGGACGTCAAAGTGTTGGTGCTAATGCAACATTCACCAAAGCCTGAGTCAAATCCTAAACTGGTCCTGAATCCAGCCTTCCCAGCGCCTGGGAGTGCTCCATTTTTGGATCCTTTTCCAGGGTTTGTTCAGCAAAAGAGCCCTCTCGGGAGTGGGGATCGCCTGCACACAAGGACAGCTGTAAGAGCTGCTTTTACCACAGAGCCTGAGGCACAACTGATAGCAGGTGATCAAATGGCTCACGCTAAAGGGACTCCGGGTAAGGTAAGGAAGGAGTACTCCAGATCCAGAAGAGCTGTAACTAACTGCTCTAAAATCAATctgtttccttctccctgtTCTTCTTTGTGCTGTACTGCTTTCTTCAAAGGCAACAGTTAAATTCCTTGATGCTGACTCAGAAAGGAAGGCCTTTTTCAGCTGCAGTCTACAACCGCATCCTTGCAGCACCTATTTACTTTCCCCTGTAAATGGATTCATTCATTAGCACAAggctttatttcagaaagcttgCATGCCGCCTCCTAGGGGTAAAAAGGCATGAAGGAGAAACGCCACGGGAAGTGGCATGAACACGGTGACTTGAGCACCCACAGTAGTGGAAGGTGGAAGGCAGCTCAATACCACAGCTGACTGAGGAGAGGGGACAGTGGGACAATTGCTAATCCCCAGTTAGAAGGCGGCACTCAGGACTAAAGGACTAAGCAAGctataaataagaataaataaataaaaacgACGAAGAACATTCTACTCAGTAGGGCTAACTCAACTACAACTATATCCATCTAAAAGGCTAGTAGAGTATTATATAGGAAGTGTGTAGTCAGCTGAAATTAGAAGCTTGGTGCTCTTACAGACATCATTGCTTTGGGCAGAACTGTAGCCATAGTTCACAAGCCTTACTTTAGCTTtatgcttgcttgctttttctccatttttcttggGGAAGAACATGAAGTAGGGGAACAGGGAGGATGGCAGATGAGAAATTGCAGTGGCAGAACATAATTCCAGATGGGATACAGCCAGGGCACCAGCATTTGTGCTTTATAAAGAGGATACgaagaaaggggaagaattACAGACACGTGTTTGAGACTCAAAGTTCATTCCCATGCTCGAGTCACCTTTCTGTCCTTCCCTCCTGTTGTGAAATATTTAGAACgtattgcaaatatttaaagaaaaagccctTGCAAACAGTTCAAAAcctttacttttaaattaacCAGTACAACAAAGCCAGCAGGGCAAAGGGCTGGTAACAAAAAGAACGAGGGTCTGGTGTTAGACCTGTGACCGTCCTAGGAAGTGATTTCTAGgaatacaaaaccaaagctGTACTTTAGACTGACATAGTGCTTGCCTGTACGGTCCTGCCTGCTTCGTTTAGCCAAACGGAATGGAATCGTGGCAAGTTTGGACAGATCACTTGCTGTGCACGTTTATAAGAATCAAGCTGAATGGCTGTGGTTTGGAGACCAGTAATCTGCATCTTCATCTGTAGCATATGTTCCAGTCTTCAGAAACTTCCTGCTTTTATAACCACCCCTCTGCATTTTAAGCTCCCACCTAAAGCCACGCTTCAGCACAGGTTCTAAGGTTTCTTTTCACTTTGCATAGTGTAATACTCAACCACAAGTATCTTGTAAGAAAGATATGAGAGCATTCTTGAGAGAGATGGAAGAAGTTCAGGAGGGAGactgagaaatgtttttttttcccttcccccctgccccccctccacAAATGCTGACTCTCAACCTCATATGCctacatttcagaaataaagcatcACTGAATGAGTCTTGAGCAAGACCATTTATATTAAAAGGCTTTTACACACATATCACGTATTTCACTATGAAGTTTTAATACAACagtttgttgtgttgtttttaatttattatttaaaacttaTGGAATTGATTTGTAATACAGATTTTCTTGGATAATCAAAGCTGATGGTGTTTGGGGGCATGTATTTTCATATTCAATATAAATATCAGGCATACTGCCATCATCTATCTTAACTGCATATTTATCTGTTTTAATGCAATCATCTCCTGTCTTTTGCTTTAGACTTTTAATACTGCCtacttaaaaaatgcataaCAAATTAGTCTAACAATAATCACCAACTAATAAAAAGACAAGTCCCCAATTACACCCTCCTAATAGATTTGCCACTGAACTGTGCTTTCAGCGACTAGAATAAACCAGAGGCGAGAGTGGTTTGGAGCAcctgcccccctgcctcctcccagcccaggagCCACCGCAGCATCCCCACCTCTTGCGAAACGGATGCTGGTTTTGGAGTGTTTAAGAAGCAGGGCTCTCCAGGCAAGGTGGGTAAGAACTCAGTGGGAAATGTTAATGCTCTACCGATACTGAACCAATGGTTTCACGATGCCTGAAAGGTGcaatggaaagatttttctg contains these protein-coding regions:
- the PGK1 gene encoding phosphoglycerate kinase 1 — protein: MSLSNKLTLDKVDVKGKRVVMRVDFNVPMKDHKITNNQRIKAAVPTIKHCLDHGAKSVVLMSHLGRPDGVPMPEKFSLAPVAVELKALLGREVLFLKDCVGPEVEKACANPAAGSIILLENLRFHVEEEGKGKDASGNKIKADSAKVEAFRASLSKLGDVYVNDAFGTAHRAHSSMVGVNLPQKAAGFLMKKELDYFAKALESPERPFLAILGGAKVQDKIQLINNMLDKVNEMIIGGGMAFTFLKVINNMEIGNSLFDEEGSKIVKDLMAKAEKNGVKITLPVDFITADKFDEHAQTGEATVASGIPAGWMGLDCGPQSVAKFVEVVGRAKQIVWNGPVGVFEWDKFAKGTKALMDKVVEVTGKGTITIIGGGDTATCCAKWNTEDKVSHVSTGGGASLELLEGKVLPGVDALSNV